Within Deltaproteobacteria bacterium, the genomic segment TCTTGATCATCGCCACCTTCGCCGTGACCGTTGAAGGCTTGTTGAAGACTCTCGCGTGGTCGTCGACGAACCTTTTGGCGAACGCGGAGAAAGGCACGTCGCCCGGGGAAGCCGCGGGCGCGGGCGGCTCGAACTCGGGCACGCACCCGAGCCGCTCGGCCTCGCGCATCCATTTGAGACGCAGCCGCTCAGCCTCGTTCTTGGTGACGCGACCAATCGTACGGCGGAAGTACATCGGCTCGCCGTCGTTGCCTTTGTACCTGAATCGTATGGTCCACGACTGGCCGCGCTTGCTGACCCCTGTCGACACCTGCTCTCCTCTTCCGCGACGCGCCCCGGCGGTCGCCGACGCGCAGCCAAGCAATCACTTCTTCTCGAAGAAAACGCCAGTCGCGGCCGATTTTCTTCGCCGGGATCCGGCCCGCCCGCGCCATCGACTCGACCGTACGCGACGGCACACGGAGGAGCTCGGACACATCCTCGACGGTCATGATCTCCCGCGCGTCGCAGTGTTCGCAGTCGGCTGCTTCAGTCGCACTTCCTCCCGAGCTCTCTCGCTCGGTCCGTACGATCCCAGCGACGGCGACGACCCCACCTGGCAGCAGCAGCGGCAGCGACTGCTCGGCGATCGGCCGCGTAGATACCAGTGTCGACGGCGGCCACGTGATGACCTGTATGTCGTCGCCGATCGTCATCCAAGTCCTCCCGCCGCTCGTCGTCCTCTCATCCATGTATACCCCCCTGGAATAGCGGTTTTGGGCCCACCTCGAAGTTTTTTTCATCGCCGCCGTCGATCCCCCCGCGACAGCCCCGTGTCGGCCCCAAACCGCAAAACGACTAGGGGGCTGACCGAGACGCGGTTCGGCCTACACGCGGCCCCAGCGCGCGAACGTGGGGCGTTCAGCCGACGGCGCCGTTGGCGGTGGACGACGGCTGAACCGCCGCTGGATGGGTCGGCTGGACGGTGTTGGGGTCTCTGCGTTTTCACGACGCCCATCGGGGGTCGCGGCGGAGAATATCGGGGGTCGCGGCGGAGAATATCGGGGGTCGCGGAGATGCATCCCGAGATAGGCCCGCGAAACAACGCGCAATCTCAAACTCCGCTTCCAAGAACAGAAGAAGAGAGAGAGAGGGAGACACGCACGATCAGCGGACAACCAGCAGGTCGTCGGATAGCTCAATCTCAGTGAACACCCCCCTGAACCGTAGGTCACCAATTCGCCTGTACCACAGACTACGGGTACTACCCGGTTTGCTGCTGTACCTCTGCACGTTCCAGGCACCAGCGTCACGAGCTGTCGCCGAGATGCTCAGTCGCAGATCACCCCCAGCAGGAGTCCGCCAGCGGCGGGCGAGGACCTCCAAGCAGAAACGGAGGGCATCGTCGTCGCCGAGCCGAAGGGCACCGTGGCCGACGTCGAACCAGTAGCGGTGACAGGTGACGTCGGCCCAAAGGGCGGGATGAACACGGCGGCGACCGTCCCGACCGTCGGGGCTCGATACCAGAGGCGCCGCCTCGTCGCGGCAGCGTCCCGCCCGTTGGATTTTGGCGGTGAACTCGACCTGCGCCAAAAACCGCATGGCGAGGCTGATCGGGCGCAGTTCGTCGGCGCTGGGTCGCCAGTGCTCGTCGCGGCCGCGCAGCAGGCGGGCGATCGCGGTGGGGGTCGCGTGGCAGCCGCCGTCGGCGGCCTGTTGGGCGAGGGCGAGGATGGCGAGCAGGGTGCGCACGCCGCTGCCGCCGAGGTTGCGGGCGAGGTGGGTGCGGACGGCGCTAGGGTCGGTCGTGTCGACGTCGGGCGGCAAATCGGCGGAGGGTACGGAGAGGCAGTAGATTTGGTTGGTGCCAAAACGCAGTCCGACGCGGGTGGCGTCGGCGTATGGTGTGACCAGCGTTTTCGAAGGGTGCGGCGCGAGGGCGCGGAGGATCGGCAGCAGCAGGTGTGGTACGTGGAATCCGTCGGGGCGTGGCTCTCGTGCTGGAGACGGGACCAGCTCTGCTGCCCAGGCGCTCACCTCGGGCCGCCGGCTCCATGTCCACGGCGGCTCGTTTATTCCACAGGACGAGCAGCGGTAGCGCCCGCTGTCTCCGAACACGACGGCGGAGGGATGCGCGTCGTCGTGGAAGAGACAGTTTAGGGAGACCCTGTCGCGCTCGCGGTTCCACGTCGGGTGCGACGTTGGGCAGTTCGCGACGACGGCCTCGAGCAGGCGATGATGCCCTGCTGGTCGCTCGCGCCCTTCGCCGTTTCCCATGTGAGTCGACGGCGCCGCTGGGGCGGGATCCTCGGCGGGCTGCTGGCGTGCGTCGGACTCGATGATCGCGGCGCGTTCCTCGTCGAACTCGTTCAACGCTGCGGCGTCGAACTCCTGATCGGCGCTGTCGACCGCGGCTGGCGGCAGCCCGAATCGAACGGCCAGCGTTTCGAAGCGGTGGCGGCGCCAGTCGTCGCAGAGGACGAGATTGGCCCAGGTGTCGTCGCCGTAGTCGGGTTTTCTGTTACGAACGCCGGGCAACTTCATAACCCGCGCGGCGTCGCAAGCGTTCGGGTCGCCTCCGATGGCTGCGACCATCGCCCTGTTCAGCGCCACAACGTCGGTGGATGCCCGAGGTTCGGTCAGGACCCAGTACGCGGCGTGCCTGCCGGGGCTGGTTTCGAGGATGATGGTCGGCGGCGGAACGACGGACTCCAGTTCATCCATCCCGACGATTCCGTCGGCGTCGATCCACGCCGCGCCTAGGAGCGGCGTGTCCGACGCGGTGCCGCTTTTTCGGGAACGCCTGCCGACGCCGACGTAGACGTTCAGCCCTTCGTCGTCCCACTCGAGCGCGTTCTGGGCAGCCTCCTCGATGATCGTTGCGAAGGCCGATCGCGCGGCCGGACCCCCGCCCTTGGGAATG encodes:
- a CDS encoding helix-turn-helix domain-containing protein → MTIGDDIQVITWPPSTLVSTRPIAEQSLPLLLPGGVVAVAGIVRTERESSGGSATEAADCEHCDAREIMTVEDVSELLRVPSRTVESMARAGRIPAKKIGRDWRFLREEVIAWLRVGDRRGASRKRRAGVDRGQQARPVVDHTIQVQRQRRRADVLPPYDWSRHQERG